In Desulfovibrio oxyclinae DSM 11498, a single window of DNA contains:
- a CDS encoding BMP family lipoprotein — MLVLPLGCAEGPSEKREQKSSIAEERGVLFGMYLDASGLGDRGFLDMQYQGLVRGCQKHDARFVIEQRESDDGVEEALGSLEHLVAQGCRAVFCTSLVMREAMQIAARNHPDVLFVLMDTRLEDYLPNTASVTFRTGEASYLAGYIAAHMSDSIGIIGGTDVVPVREFVVGFREGIRAASEQTAIHERYIDDVDATGIVWNNPSAAAGIARAMSETHGVDLFFPVAGASALGVFNYIETTDKLAIGVDSDQDYLAKGQIITSVIKRMDVAVEDLVGEISAGRFENRDYAFDLSSGGVALSPMHHTRHMLPDGLHDEVDSLRKKIIDGTIQVPTAYR, encoded by the coding sequence ATGCTTGTGCTTCCTCTCGGATGTGCTGAAGGGCCTTCTGAGAAGCGGGAGCAGAAGAGCAGCATCGCTGAAGAGCGCGGCGTGCTGTTCGGAATGTATCTGGATGCCAGCGGTCTCGGTGACAGGGGCTTTCTCGACATGCAGTATCAGGGGCTGGTGCGCGGTTGCCAGAAACACGATGCGCGTTTCGTCATCGAACAGCGTGAGAGTGATGACGGAGTGGAAGAAGCGCTCGGGAGTCTGGAGCATCTGGTGGCACAGGGGTGTCGCGCCGTATTCTGCACCAGTCTGGTCATGCGGGAAGCCATGCAGATTGCCGCAAGAAATCACCCGGACGTTCTGTTCGTGCTCATGGATACCCGACTGGAGGACTATCTGCCGAATACCGCCTCGGTCACGTTTCGTACCGGAGAGGCGTCGTACCTTGCGGGATACATAGCCGCCCACATGAGCGACAGTATCGGCATCATAGGCGGCACCGACGTGGTCCCGGTTCGGGAGTTCGTTGTCGGTTTTCGTGAGGGAATCCGGGCCGCGAGTGAGCAGACGGCCATCCATGAGCGCTACATCGACGATGTGGACGCAACAGGGATCGTATGGAACAACCCGTCGGCAGCCGCAGGCATTGCCAGAGCCATGTCGGAAACGCATGGCGTGGATCTCTTCTTTCCGGTGGCCGGCGCTTCGGCGCTGGGCGTATTCAACTACATCGAAACGACGGACAAGCTCGCAATTGGCGTGGACTCGGATCAGGATTATCTGGCCAAGGGTCAGATAATCACGAGCGTCATCAAGCGCATGGATGTGGCGGTGGAAGACCTCGTGGGCGAAATCTCGGCAGGGCGTTTCGAAAATCGCGACTATGCCTTCGACCTGTCCAGCGGCGGGGTGGCTCTGAGCCCAATGCATCACACCCGTCACATGCTTCCAGACGGCCTGCATGACGAGGTGGACTCGCTCAGGAAGAAGATAATCGACGGCACCATTCAGGTCCCCACGGCATACAGGTGA
- a CDS encoding (2Fe-2S) ferredoxin domain-containing protein: MATTERTILLCQSFRAGGDPKGICHKQTDGFLQYIEEEIIDRGLDCLVTATGCLKQCEKGPVMVVMPENWWFRGVDSEEAIDAILDGVEDGEPAEDYLIA; this comes from the coding sequence ATGGCTACTACCGAACGTACCATTCTTCTCTGCCAGAGCTTCCGTGCGGGCGGCGACCCGAAGGGCATCTGCCACAAACAGACCGACGGATTTCTCCAGTACATCGAGGAAGAGATCATTGATCGCGGCCTTGACTGTCTCGTAACCGCCACCGGTTGCCTCAAACAGTGTGAAAAAGGGCCCGTGATGGTCGTCATGCCTGAGAACTGGTGGTTCCGGGGCGTTGACAGCGAGGAAGCCATCGACGCGATTCTTGACGGCGTCGAGGACGGCGAACCGGCCGAGGACTATCTCATCGCCTAG
- a CDS encoding sigma-54-dependent Fis family transcriptional regulator, translated as MHTPIRKLKLSALLAICQVIDRALDLERTLGDILRILSEKLAMQRATVTLLDQHTGLLNISASYGLRPEEERRGVYRLDEGVTGRIFQTAQPYYVPDVSREPLFLDKTGTRAVQKNTLSFLGVPILLGGSPIGVLNVDRLFTDDVDFGEDMEFLSVVATLIAQFISLNEKVKKREEVLRAENVQLRSQLSRENKGPYIVGRSHAMQEVQRQLERVAPTRATVLLLGESGVGKTLIARIIHELSDRKSYPFIKVNCASIPENLLESELFGYEKGAFTGAANTRPGRFEEACGGTIFLDEIGELAMPVQAKLLRVLQEKEFERLGSSRTRSVDVRIVTATNRDLEQLAAQGNFRPDLFYRLSVFPMTVPPLRERKEDVPGLLSHFIKKAEEDYGRTLSLTPRALNLLTEYDWPGNVREMENLIERLVIMADQERLDHDFIRSFLTPATHAPEPVPVPEPDLHASPVHAEHCGGMGSLADMERNEVIAALRRADWIQYRAAEELGITPRQMGYRVHKYGLESMIAEGRAELRRHK; from the coding sequence ATGCATACCCCCATCCGAAAACTGAAACTCTCCGCTCTTCTGGCTATCTGTCAAGTGATCGATCGCGCCCTTGATCTGGAACGGACCCTGGGTGACATCCTGCGCATTCTTTCCGAAAAGCTCGCCATGCAACGCGCCACGGTGACGCTGCTCGACCAGCATACCGGCCTGCTGAACATCAGCGCGTCATACGGCCTGCGTCCGGAAGAAGAACGGCGCGGCGTCTATCGTCTGGACGAAGGCGTCACCGGACGGATCTTCCAGACGGCGCAACCCTACTATGTGCCGGACGTCAGCCGCGAGCCGCTTTTTCTGGACAAGACCGGAACGCGCGCCGTGCAGAAGAACACCCTTTCCTTTCTCGGGGTTCCCATCCTCCTCGGCGGGTCGCCCATCGGCGTGCTGAACGTGGACCGGCTGTTCACGGATGACGTGGATTTCGGTGAGGACATGGAATTTCTTTCGGTGGTGGCAACGCTCATCGCCCAGTTCATCAGCCTCAACGAGAAGGTGAAGAAGCGCGAGGAAGTGCTGCGGGCCGAAAACGTGCAGCTTCGCAGTCAGCTCTCACGCGAGAACAAGGGACCGTACATTGTCGGCCGTTCCCACGCCATGCAGGAAGTCCAGCGCCAGCTGGAACGCGTGGCTCCGACCCGCGCCACCGTGCTTTTACTGGGGGAATCCGGGGTGGGCAAAACACTGATCGCACGGATCATCCACGAGCTTTCCGACCGCAAATCATATCCGTTCATCAAGGTCAACTGCGCTTCCATCCCGGAAAACCTGCTGGAGAGCGAACTGTTCGGCTACGAAAAAGGGGCCTTCACCGGCGCGGCCAACACGCGCCCCGGCCGCTTTGAGGAAGCATGCGGCGGCACCATATTTCTGGACGAGATCGGCGAGCTGGCCATGCCCGTGCAGGCGAAACTGCTGCGCGTGTTGCAGGAAAAGGAGTTCGAGCGCCTCGGCTCCAGCCGGACGCGCTCCGTGGACGTGCGCATCGTCACCGCCACCAACCGCGACCTTGAACAGCTTGCGGCTCAGGGCAACTTCCGGCCCGACCTGTTCTACCGCCTGAGCGTGTTCCCCATGACGGTGCCGCCCCTGCGTGAACGCAAGGAAGACGTTCCCGGCCTGCTCTCCCACTTCATCAAGAAGGCAGAAGAAGACTACGGGCGCACTCTGTCGCTCACACCTCGAGCCCTGAACCTGCTCACGGAATACGACTGGCCCGGAAACGTGCGGGAGATGGAAAACCTCATCGAACGGCTCGTCATCATGGCCGATCAGGAACGGCTGGATCACGACTTCATCCGAAGCTTTCTCACGCCCGCGACGCACGCCCCGGAACCTGTGCCGGTTCCAGAACCGGACCTCCACGCATCACCCGTCCATGCCGAGCATTGCGGCGGCATGGGCTCCCTTGCGGATATGGAGCGCAACGAAGTCATCGCGGCGCTCAGGCGTGCGGACTGGATACAGTATCGTGCGGCCGAAGAACTCGGCATCACGCCCCGGCAGATGGGATACCGCGTGCACAAGTACGGTCTGGAGTCCATGATCGCCGAAGGCCGCGCCGAACTGCGGCGTCACAAATAA
- the cfa gene encoding cyclopropane fatty acyl phospholipid synthase, with product MIAKTIRELMESADISINGERPWDIRVYDDRWYARIWRDKNLGLGESYMDGWWDCPRIDKMIKRLLAARLHEKVTGSPRHLLRMLPGIILNLQSKLRSRIVAEQHYDLGNDLFLSFLDDYLQYSCGYFEGTDDLNEAQRNKLAIIAGKLNIKPGDSVLDIGCGWGGLARYLAENHDCEVTAVNISREQLAFAADFCKDLPVHFAEMDYRDIEGEYDKIVSVGMFEHVGYRNYRSFMRAAHSCLKPQGIFLLHTIGGNESCTDCDPWISRYIFPNGMLPSAAQIGRSAEGLFVIEDWHNFGPHYDTTLMNWNENFQQNWPELADEYSERFKRMWEYYLQSCAGAFRARDMQLWQVVMTREDACREQPCCRL from the coding sequence GTGATTGCCAAAACCATCCGGGAACTAATGGAGTCGGCCGACATTTCCATCAACGGTGAGAGACCCTGGGACATCCGGGTGTATGACGACAGGTGGTACGCCCGCATTTGGCGCGATAAGAACCTCGGTCTTGGCGAATCTTACATGGACGGCTGGTGGGACTGTCCGCGCATCGACAAGATGATCAAGCGGCTGCTCGCGGCCCGCCTGCATGAAAAGGTCACGGGAAGTCCCAGACACCTGCTGCGAATGCTCCCGGGAATAATCCTGAATCTTCAGTCCAAACTGCGAAGCCGTATTGTAGCGGAGCAGCATTACGACCTGGGCAACGACCTTTTTCTCTCTTTTCTCGACGACTACCTGCAATACAGTTGTGGCTACTTCGAGGGTACGGACGACCTGAACGAGGCCCAGCGAAACAAGCTCGCCATAATTGCGGGCAAGCTGAACATCAAACCGGGCGACTCCGTACTCGACATCGGGTGCGGCTGGGGCGGTCTCGCGCGGTACCTTGCGGAAAACCACGACTGCGAGGTCACGGCCGTCAACATTTCGCGCGAGCAGCTGGCCTTTGCTGCCGACTTCTGCAAGGACCTCCCCGTTCATTTTGCCGAAATGGATTACCGCGACATTGAGGGCGAATACGACAAGATCGTTTCCGTGGGCATGTTCGAGCACGTGGGATATCGCAACTACCGCAGTTTCATGCGCGCGGCTCACAGCTGTCTCAAGCCGCAGGGCATATTTCTGCTGCACACCATCGGCGGCAACGAATCCTGCACTGATTGCGATCCGTGGATTTCCCGCTACATATTCCCAAACGGCATGCTTCCGAGCGCGGCGCAGATCGGCCGCAGCGCCGAGGGCCTGTTCGTCATCGAGGACTGGCACAACTTCGGCCCGCACTACGACACGACGCTCATGAACTGGAATGAAAACTTCCAGCAGAACTGGCCGGAGCTCGCCGACGAGTACAGTGAACGGTTCAAGCGCATGTGGGAGTACTATCTGCAATCATGCGCAGGCGCTTTCCGCGCCCGCGATATGCAGCTCTGGCAGGTGGTCATGACCCGCGAGGACGCCTGCCGCGAGCAACCCTGCTGCCGCCTGTAG
- a CDS encoding HPP family protein: MISRSLIKGRNATCKTQIIWSWIGAFAGIASVSFITGFLLKGTGLTLIIGSFGASAVLIYGAVDSPLAQPRNLIGGHILSAVVGVAAMQLFGGQMWIAAPAAVATAIALMQFTDTLHPPGGATALIAVIGGPQIHKLGYLYALFPVGTGALLMLLVALAVNRMAPGRVYPRPVCPAEEIT; encoded by the coding sequence ATGATCTCACGCTCGCTCATCAAGGGCAGAAACGCCACCTGCAAAACACAGATTATCTGGTCATGGATCGGCGCATTCGCAGGCATCGCCTCGGTTTCATTCATCACCGGCTTCCTGCTCAAAGGCACGGGGCTGACGCTCATCATCGGATCCTTCGGGGCCTCGGCCGTGCTCATCTATGGTGCTGTGGACAGCCCGCTGGCCCAGCCGCGCAACCTCATCGGCGGACACATCCTTTCCGCAGTGGTTGGCGTCGCCGCCATGCAGCTTTTCGGCGGCCAGATGTGGATAGCGGCCCCAGCAGCCGTGGCAACGGCCATTGCCCTGATGCAATTCACGGACACGCTCCACCCGCCCGGCGGCGCCACCGCGCTCATCGCGGTTATCGGCGGTCCGCAGATCCATAAGCTCGGATACCTCTATGCCCTTTTCCCCGTAGGCACCGGCGCCCTGCTGATGCTGCTGGTGGCACTTGCCGTGAACCGCATGGCACCGGGCCGCGTTTATCCACGTCCCGTCTGCCCTGCGGAAGAGATCACCTAG
- a CDS encoding radical SAM protein, whose protein sequence is MSTKKHPCFDKSSIGECGRVHLPVAPKCNIKCNYCDRKHDCVNESRPGVTSAVLKPHQALEYLHKVMEAAPSTTVVGIAGPGDPMANPAETLETMRLVKKHYPDMLFCLSSNGLGMPPYLDRLKELGVTHATITVNAVDPDIAERIYAWARDGKVIYRKKDAARILIERQLESVKGLVERGITVKVNTIVIPGYNDHHVEEVAKVVGALGATLQNCIPVYPNRETPFADVEEPSHAMVSELRRTAGEHVEQMTHCKRCRADAVGLLEADRSGEFADTLGACSRLLPSNEDEDRPYVAIASREGMLVNMHLGEARSFQIWGRASDDAGFVKIEDRPAPPMGGGPKRWEALAGTLKDCRAVLAAAMGDTPRMLLEENGLPAHAVTGFIADNLAALYRTGDLSAFAARRGGGCGTGCSGGGGGCG, encoded by the coding sequence ATGAGTACGAAAAAGCACCCCTGTTTCGACAAGTCTTCCATCGGTGAATGCGGCAGAGTTCATCTTCCGGTGGCTCCCAAGTGCAACATCAAATGCAACTACTGCGATCGCAAGCACGACTGCGTGAACGAATCGCGCCCCGGCGTGACCTCGGCGGTGCTCAAGCCGCATCAGGCCCTTGAGTATCTGCACAAGGTCATGGAGGCCGCGCCGAGCACCACCGTGGTCGGCATCGCGGGGCCGGGCGATCCCATGGCCAATCCTGCGGAGACGCTGGAGACCATGCGGCTGGTAAAGAAGCATTATCCGGACATGCTGTTCTGTCTGTCCTCCAACGGATTGGGAATGCCGCCGTATCTGGACCGCCTCAAGGAGTTGGGGGTGACCCACGCCACCATCACCGTCAACGCGGTGGACCCGGACATTGCCGAGCGCATCTACGCTTGGGCCCGCGACGGCAAGGTCATCTACCGCAAGAAGGACGCCGCAAGGATTCTCATCGAACGCCAGCTCGAATCCGTCAAGGGGCTGGTGGAGCGCGGCATCACCGTGAAGGTCAACACCATCGTTATTCCCGGATACAACGATCATCATGTGGAAGAAGTGGCCAAGGTTGTCGGCGCACTCGGTGCGACCCTGCAGAACTGCATCCCGGTGTATCCCAACAGGGAAACGCCGTTTGCGGACGTGGAGGAGCCGTCGCACGCCATGGTCAGTGAGCTTCGAAGGACGGCAGGCGAGCATGTGGAGCAGATGACGCACTGCAAGCGTTGCCGCGCCGATGCCGTGGGGCTGCTTGAAGCGGATCGGTCCGGGGAATTCGCGGATACGCTGGGAGCCTGCTCGCGGCTGCTTCCCAGCAATGAAGATGAGGACCGTCCCTACGTCGCCATCGCCAGCCGTGAAGGGATGCTGGTGAACATGCATCTCGGCGAGGCGCGTTCGTTTCAGATTTGGGGTCGCGCCTCCGATGACGCCGGATTCGTCAAGATAGAGGATCGTCCCGCGCCGCCCATGGGCGGCGGACCCAAGCGCTGGGAAGCACTGGCCGGAACGCTGAAGGACTGTCGCGCAGTGCTCGCGGCGGCCATGGGCGATACGCCCAGGATGCTTCTGGAGGAAAACGGCCTTCCCGCGCATGCGGTAACCGGGTTCATTGCCGACAACCTCGCCGCCCTCTACCGGACCGGCGACCTGAGTGCCTTTGCCGCCCGTCGGGGTGGCGGATGCGGCACGGGCTGCTCAGGCGGAGGCGGCGGGTGCGGATAG
- a CDS encoding GNAT family N-acetyltransferase, which translates to MSVHAEFTIRQARPDDVRAMTGLLSELFSIETDFRPDGERQQTGLFMLMEEDRGRVTVAEKDGEVVGMCTGQLVVSTAEGGWSALVEDLVVRKDCRRNGMARALLADIGSWASGSGASRLQLLADRDNDPALKFYARIGWSLTRLICIRRNMNPGENA; encoded by the coding sequence GTGAGCGTCCATGCAGAATTCACCATCAGACAGGCCCGCCCCGACGACGTAAGGGCCATGACCGGGCTGCTGTCGGAGCTTTTCTCAATCGAAACGGATTTTCGGCCGGACGGAGAAAGGCAGCAGACGGGGCTGTTCATGTTGATGGAAGAAGATCGCGGACGCGTCACGGTGGCCGAAAAGGACGGGGAAGTCGTGGGCATGTGCACCGGGCAGCTCGTTGTCTCCACCGCCGAGGGCGGCTGGTCCGCTTTGGTGGAGGATCTGGTGGTCCGCAAGGACTGCCGCAGAAACGGCATGGCCCGGGCGCTGCTCGCGGATATCGGAAGCTGGGCGTCCGGAAGCGGGGCATCCCGTCTCCAGCTGCTCGCGGACCGGGACAACGACCCCGCCTTGAAATTTTACGCAAGGATCGGATGGAGCCTTACGCGGCTGATCTGCATCCGCCGCAACATGAACCCGGGAGAGAACGCATGA
- a CDS encoding nitrogenase component 1 translates to MTNNPAAKNAVSTTNACKLCTPLGASLAFKGVEGAVPFLHGSQGCATYMRRYIISHFREPIDIASSALGEKQAVYGGGPNLKKGILNVMKKYSPSLVGVASTCLTETIGDDMGLILHEFREEFSDLDLPEVVHVSTPSYQGTHSDGFHRAVHALTDQLADPEAEKNERIALFPGMVSPAEIRLLKDIFREYGLTPTVLPDISDTLDGPALEDYEPVASGGTPVADIKALPGAAASVEFGSCLPRESGGTCLEKRFGVLNTRLPIPLGVRACDDFYDALAELSGSCIPRRYEQERGRLVDAYVDGHKYVFGKRAVVYGEENLVVALTAFLAEIGVQPVLVGTGAEGKRLAEAVESACGDLLREQPLVREGVDFHDIAEEAEALTPELVLGNSKGQRYARAWNAPLIRAGFPIHDRFGGQRLKGIGYEGTQELFDRIVNALIDKKQSDSPIGWGYI, encoded by the coding sequence ATGACGAATAATCCCGCTGCAAAGAACGCCGTTTCCACAACCAACGCGTGCAAGCTGTGTACGCCACTGGGTGCCAGCCTCGCCTTCAAGGGCGTGGAGGGGGCGGTGCCGTTCCTGCACGGATCGCAGGGCTGCGCCACCTACATGCGTCGCTACATCATATCCCACTTCCGCGAGCCTATCGACATCGCGTCCTCGGCGCTCGGTGAGAAGCAGGCGGTGTACGGCGGCGGCCCGAATCTGAAGAAGGGCATTCTCAACGTCATGAAGAAGTATTCGCCCAGCCTCGTGGGCGTGGCCTCCACCTGTCTCACCGAAACCATCGGCGACGACATGGGCCTGATTCTTCACGAATTCCGCGAAGAGTTCTCCGATCTGGACCTGCCCGAAGTGGTGCACGTGTCCACCCCGAGCTATCAGGGCACCCACTCCGATGGGTTCCACCGAGCCGTGCACGCCCTGACCGATCAGCTAGCCGACCCGGAAGCGGAGAAGAATGAGCGCATCGCCCTTTTCCCGGGCATGGTCTCGCCCGCGGAGATTCGGCTGCTCAAGGACATATTCCGAGAGTACGGGCTGACACCGACAGTACTGCCGGACATTTCCGACACCCTCGACGGCCCTGCGCTGGAGGACTACGAGCCAGTGGCTTCCGGCGGAACTCCGGTGGCCGACATCAAGGCTCTGCCCGGTGCGGCCGCGTCCGTGGAGTTCGGCAGCTGTCTGCCGAGGGAATCCGGGGGTACCTGTCTGGAAAAACGTTTCGGCGTCCTGAATACGCGCCTGCCTATCCCGCTGGGAGTTCGTGCCTGCGACGATTTCTACGATGCCCTTGCCGAGCTTTCCGGCAGTTGCATTCCACGCCGTTACGAGCAGGAGCGCGGACGACTGGTGGACGCCTACGTGGACGGCCACAAGTATGTCTTCGGCAAGCGGGCCGTCGTTTACGGCGAGGAAAACCTCGTGGTGGCGCTGACCGCGTTTCTGGCGGAGATCGGCGTGCAGCCCGTGCTGGTGGGTACCGGCGCCGAGGGCAAACGCCTCGCCGAAGCCGTGGAAAGCGCGTGCGGCGATCTGCTTCGGGAGCAGCCTCTGGTGCGCGAGGGCGTGGACTTTCACGACATCGCGGAAGAGGCCGAGGCCCTGACCCCTGAACTGGTGCTCGGCAACTCCAAGGGGCAGCGTTACGCAAGGGCATGGAACGCGCCGCTTATTCGCGCAGGGTTCCCCATTCACGACCGTTTCGGCGGCCAGCGTCTGAAGGGAATCGGTTACGAGGGAACGCAGGAACTTTTCGACCGCATCGTCAACGCCCTGATCGACAAAAAGCAGTCCGACAGCCCCATCGGCTGGGGATATATCTAG
- the nifE gene encoding nitrogenase iron-molybdenum cofactor biosynthesis protein NifE: MTNDSTILDERRAQVFRSGSGDIDIACNRQSLAGAVSQRACVFCGSRVVLYPIADALHLVHGPVGCAAYTWDIRGALSSGPELHRLSFTTDLREKDIIFGGEPKLEAALLELIERNKPKAAFVYSTCIVGLIGDDMEAVCRRVEEKTGIPVLPVQSEGFKGSKREGYLAACKAMFRLVGTADISDVPELSVNIFGDFNIAGETWIIKDYLERMGLTVVASVTGDGRVDDIRRIHGASLNMVQCSGATLDLAKMIEEKFGKPHCRVSWLGIEDMAESLYKVAEHFAHLDPGIMERTADLVRSELGKIMPGLARYRADLEGKKAAVYVGGAFKAFSLIKSFRHLGMEVAVVGSQTGTKEDYAELAEVTDPGTIIVDDANPLELQEFIKEKDVDVFVGGVKERPIAFKLGVGFCDHNHERKIPLEGFEGMLNFAREVHASAMSPVWNFVPRREARHRDVGKECGHDE; encoded by the coding sequence ATGACCAATGACAGCACCATACTCGACGAACGGCGGGCGCAGGTCTTCCGCAGCGGAAGCGGGGATATCGACATCGCCTGCAACCGGCAGTCGTTGGCCGGAGCGGTCAGCCAGCGCGCCTGCGTCTTCTGCGGGTCCCGAGTGGTGCTCTATCCCATCGCCGATGCATTGCATCTGGTGCACGGTCCGGTGGGATGCGCCGCCTACACCTGGGATATCCGCGGCGCGCTTTCCAGCGGTCCGGAGCTGCATCGCCTGAGCTTCACCACCGACCTGCGGGAAAAGGACATCATCTTCGGCGGCGAACCCAAGCTGGAAGCCGCGCTGCTGGAGCTGATCGAACGCAATAAGCCCAAAGCCGCGTTCGTCTATTCCACCTGCATCGTCGGCCTGATCGGCGACGACATGGAGGCCGTCTGCCGGCGCGTGGAGGAAAAGACGGGCATCCCGGTGCTGCCGGTGCAGTCCGAGGGCTTCAAGGGCAGCAAGCGCGAAGGCTACCTTGCGGCCTGCAAGGCCATGTTCCGGCTGGTGGGAACCGCCGACATCTCGGATGTCCCCGAGCTGTCAGTCAATATTTTCGGCGACTTCAACATCGCCGGTGAAACGTGGATCATCAAGGACTATCTGGAGCGCATGGGCCTGACCGTGGTGGCAAGCGTCACCGGCGACGGCAGGGTGGACGACATCCGCCGCATCCACGGCGCATCGCTGAATATGGTCCAATGTTCGGGCGCGACCCTCGATCTGGCCAAGATGATCGAAGAGAAGTTCGGCAAGCCGCACTGTCGCGTCTCGTGGCTGGGCATCGAGGACATGGCCGAGTCGCTTTACAAGGTCGCGGAACATTTCGCGCACCTTGATCCCGGCATCATGGAACGCACCGCCGATCTGGTTCGCAGCGAACTGGGAAAGATCATGCCGGGGCTGGCGCGCTACCGCGCCGATCTGGAAGGCAAGAAGGCCGCGGTCTACGTGGGCGGCGCGTTCAAGGCTTTTTCGCTCATCAAGTCCTTCCGGCACCTCGGTATGGAGGTGGCCGTGGTCGGCTCCCAGACAGGCACCAAGGAAGATTACGCGGAACTGGCGGAGGTTACCGATCCCGGAACCATCATCGTGGACGACGCAAACCCGCTGGAACTGCAGGAATTCATCAAGGAAAAGGACGTGGACGTCTTCGTGGGCGGCGTCAAGGAACGCCCCATCGCCTTCAAGCTCGGCGTTGGATTCTGTGATCATAACCACGAACGGAAGATACCGCTTGAAGGCTTCGAAGGTATGTTGAACTTCGCCAGAGAAGTGCACGCCTCGGCCATGAGCCCGGTCTGGAATTTCGTCCCGCGCCGGGAAGCGCGGCACCGCGATGTCGGAAAGGAGTGCGGCCATGACGAATAA
- the nifK gene encoding nitrogenase molybdenum-iron protein subunit beta gives MTLLRHTPKEVAERKALTVNPAKTCQPIGAMYAALGIHGCLPHSHGSQGCCAYHRSALTRHYKEPIPAATSSFTEGASVFGGQANLLQAINNIFSVYEPEVIAVHTTCLSETIGDDLNQIITKARKDGKIPEGKDMLGASTPSYVGSHVTGFSNMVKSMASTFAKNTGERNGKVNIIPGWVEPADMEEIKRLVALMGVDITLFPDTSGVLNGPLSGEYHMFPKGGVTVDELRDAGNAMGTMALGEWCSADAARWLDANCKVPCTVLDMPFGLKATDRFIDTLRIIAGTSVADAVAHERGQLVDMISDMHQYTFGKKVALWGDPDQLISMCEFLVSMDMWPVHVVTGTPGKRFEARIKEITAELPFDINVKAGGDLFLLHQWVKNEPVDLLMGNSYGKYIARDEDTPLIRWGFPILDRVGHQYFPTVGYKGGLRLLEKMLGALLDRKDRDDPEETFELVL, from the coding sequence ATGACGTTGCTCAGACATACGCCGAAAGAGGTCGCGGAGCGCAAGGCGCTGACCGTCAACCCGGCCAAGACCTGCCAGCCCATAGGGGCCATGTACGCCGCACTGGGTATCCACGGCTGCCTGCCGCACTCCCACGGCTCGCAGGGCTGTTGCGCCTATCACCGTTCTGCGCTGACCAGGCACTACAAGGAGCCGATCCCGGCCGCCACCAGTTCCTTCACGGAAGGTGCCTCGGTCTTCGGCGGGCAGGCCAACCTGCTACAGGCCATCAACAACATCTTCAGCGTCTACGAGCCCGAGGTAATCGCGGTGCACACCACCTGCCTGTCGGAGACCATCGGCGACGACCTGAACCAGATTATCACCAAGGCCCGCAAGGACGGCAAGATTCCCGAGGGCAAGGACATGCTCGGCGCGTCCACTCCCAGCTATGTGGGATCGCACGTCACCGGCTTTTCCAACATGGTCAAGTCCATGGCTTCGACCTTTGCGAAAAACACCGGCGAGCGAAACGGCAAGGTGAACATCATCCCCGGCTGGGTCGAACCCGCGGACATGGAAGAGATCAAGCGTCTTGTGGCCCTGATGGGCGTTGACATCACCCTGTTCCCGGACACCTCGGGCGTGCTCAACGGTCCGCTCTCCGGCGAATACCACATGTTCCCCAAGGGCGGCGTGACCGTGGACGAACTCCGCGATGCGGGCAACGCCATGGGAACCATGGCACTGGGTGAGTGGTGTTCCGCGGACGCGGCCCGCTGGCTGGACGCCAACTGCAAGGTGCCGTGCACCGTGCTGGACATGCCCTTCGGCCTGAAAGCCACAGACCGCTTCATCGATACCCTGCGCATCATCGCGGGCACCAGCGTGGCGGATGCCGTGGCGCACGAACGCGGGCAACTCGTGGACATGATCTCCGACATGCACCAGTACACCTTCGGCAAAAAGGTGGCCCTCTGGGGCGACCCGGACCAGCTCATCAGCATGTGCGAGTTCCTGGTCTCCATGGACATGTGGCCCGTGCACGTGGTCACCGGCACGCCCGGCAAGCGCTTCGAGGCCCGCATCAAGGAAATCACGGCGGAGCTTCCGTTCGACATCAACGTCAAAGCCGGGGGCGACCTGTTCCTGCTGCACCAGTGGGTGAAGAACGAGCCCGTGGATCTGCTCATGGGTAACTCCTACGGCAAGTACATCGCCCGCGATGAGGACACCCCGCTGATTCGCTGGGGATTCCCGATCCTCGACCGCGTCGGGCACCAGTACTTCCCCACTGTTGGATACAAGGGCGGGCTGCGCCTGCTGGAAAAGATGCTCGGCGCGTTGCTGGACCGCAAGGACCGCGACGATCCCGAGGAAACCTTCGAACTCGTTCTGTAA